A part of Homoserinibacter sp. YIM 151385 genomic DNA contains:
- the ruvC gene encoding crossover junction endodeoxyribonuclease RuvC — MRVLGIDPGLTRCGFGLVDVRRDRRASLVAVGVIRTAPEAPLERRLAEVSRGIRELIGEHAPGAMAVERVFAQHNLSTVMGTAQASGIALLAAAEHGVPVALHTPSEVKAAVTGSGTAGKRQVATMVARILGLAELPQPADASDALALAICHAWRGGASPASAGDGLGDGADAAASLTPAQRAWRDAERGSRARRVAT, encoded by the coding sequence ATGCGCGTGCTCGGCATCGATCCCGGTCTCACCCGCTGCGGGTTCGGCCTCGTCGACGTCCGCCGCGACCGCCGCGCGAGCCTCGTCGCGGTCGGCGTGATCCGCACGGCGCCCGAGGCGCCCCTCGAGCGGCGACTCGCCGAGGTCTCGCGGGGGATCCGCGAGCTCATCGGCGAGCACGCCCCCGGAGCGATGGCCGTCGAGCGGGTGTTCGCCCAGCACAACCTCAGCACCGTGATGGGCACGGCGCAGGCGAGCGGCATCGCCCTCCTCGCGGCGGCCGAGCACGGCGTCCCGGTCGCGCTCCACACGCCGAGCGAGGTGAAGGCGGCCGTCACGGGCTCGGGGACCGCGGGGAAGCGGCAGGTCGCGACGATGGTCGCCCGCATCCTCGGCCTCGCCGAGCTGCCGCAGCCCGCCGACGCCTCGGACGCGCTCGCACTCGCCATATGCCACGCCTGGCGCGGCGGCGCATCGCCCGCGTCGGCGGGCGACGGACTCGGCGACGGCGCGGATGCGGCGGCCTCCCTCACGCCCGCCCAGCGCGCGTGGCGCGATGCGGAGCGCGGCTCGCGCGCCCGTAGGGTGGCGACGTGA
- a CDS encoding preprotein translocase subunit YajC, with translation MPIDPLTIGLFAVLAIMIFFMFRNSKKRQREAEDLRTRMVPGVEVMTQHGIYGTLVSLDAETNEAIVETTPGTLIRLHSQTLAKVVEEEAPLEDEADDALGADAALDGDPALRRDEPEFGERTDDPTRAPKKDSE, from the coding sequence ATGCCCATTGACCCGTTGACCATCGGCCTGTTCGCCGTCCTCGCGATCATGATCTTCTTCATGTTCCGCAACTCGAAGAAGCGGCAGCGCGAGGCGGAGGATCTGCGCACCCGCATGGTCCCGGGCGTCGAGGTCATGACGCAGCACGGCATCTACGGCACGCTGGTCTCGCTCGACGCGGAGACCAACGAGGCGATCGTCGAGACCACTCCCGGCACCCTGATCCGCCTCCACAGCCAGACGCTCGCGAAGGTCGTCGAGGAGGAGGCCCCCCTCGAGGACGAGGCGGACGACGCCCTCGGCGCCGACGCCGCGCTGGACGGGGACCCGGCGCTCCGCCGCGACGAGCCGGAGTTCGGCGAGCGGACCGACGACCCGACGCGCGCCCCCAAGAAGGACTCCGAGTAA
- the ruvA gene encoding Holliday junction branch migration protein RuvA, translating to MISSVRGTVLSSLGSSVVVEVGGVGLRIAVTPQHALGLRQGAEAVLHTALIVREDDLSLFGFATPEELAVFDLLRGVTGVGPKSALGVLAELSPEAVAAAVAGEDDAAFRRVSGIGPKTAKLITVSLAGKLVVSRSAAAAGGAGAAPVADEAVVEALIGLGWAEKPARAAVGEVVERAGDADRVSVPALLRLALAELGPAPRSAR from the coding sequence GTGATCTCGAGCGTCCGCGGCACCGTCCTCTCCTCGCTCGGGTCCTCGGTGGTCGTGGAGGTCGGCGGGGTCGGGCTCCGGATCGCGGTCACGCCGCAGCACGCCCTCGGGCTCCGTCAGGGCGCCGAGGCGGTCCTGCACACGGCGCTCATCGTCCGCGAGGACGACCTCTCGCTCTTCGGCTTCGCGACCCCCGAGGAGCTCGCGGTCTTCGACCTCCTGCGCGGCGTCACGGGCGTCGGCCCGAAGTCGGCGCTCGGGGTCCTGGCCGAGCTCAGTCCGGAGGCCGTCGCGGCCGCCGTCGCGGGCGAGGACGACGCGGCGTTCCGCCGGGTCTCCGGCATCGGCCCGAAGACCGCCAAGCTCATCACCGTCTCGCTCGCCGGCAAGCTCGTCGTCAGCCGGTCCGCCGCGGCCGCGGGCGGCGCGGGCGCCGCACCGGTCGCCGACGAGGCCGTCGTCGAGGCGCTCATCGGGCTCGGCTGGGCGGAGAAGCCCGCGCGCGCGGCCGTCGGCGAGGTCGTCGAGCGCGCCGGGGACGCCGACCGGGTGAGCGTCCCCGCCCTCCTCCGACTCGCGCTCGCCGAGCTCGGCCCCGCCCCCCGGAGCGCGCGATGA
- the eccCa gene encoding type VII secretion protein EccCa, translating to MSLDQLNRLAPQHPPTGQLVLQQPPELPKPEGATNTIMMAVPMLGSMGSIAVIALAGEPTVRTYLMGGMFLFIALAMVGGNMWRQRSTHETAVRETRREYLAYLSETRETVRETARRQRAHGEWIMPAPESLPFIAEEGTRVWERRGDQADRLIARVGTSTQPLALELEEAPTPALAQLDPVSVSAAHRFVLTHELQPGMPHGIDLGSIARLEIAGPANAARGLARSIATQLATFASPDLVQIAVLASPESIARWEWVKWLPHAHSTRSRDAVGSARMVGETWADIEGLAAPDIASRARFQLGAPASGPHLVLIVDGGRIPAGHPLSGGEGVQGVTVIDLPATWDELQDRDTIRLLLGEGDAMHIVRRGLAPHPARADRLGVPVAEATARRLMPRLEDAESEESGGPARAISAELTDLLGLPNVTEFDPAVAWRPRLPRDRLRVPIGLTATGQPMILDIKESAQQGMGPHGLLIGATGSGKSEVLRTLVLSLALTHSSEDLNFVLVDFKGGATFAGMADMPHVSAIITNLGDDLTLVDRMQDAITGEMVRRQELLRDAGNFANVADYETARKGGRDDLDPLPALFIVADEFSELLSAKPEFADLFVAIGRLGRSLQMHLLLSTQRLEEGKLRGLESHLSYRVGLKTFSASDSRTVIGVPDAFSLPGGGGHGILKSDSGALTQFRAAYVSAPPKATRRKAQAGAPVREVRVEHFSAAPVISRTPAIERPEPEVQAEPTDKRATFDIAVSRMAGKGRPAHQVWLPPFDLPPTMDELMPDLAVDPSLGLLSPAWRSSGTLRLPIGMVDRPLEQRRDTFELDLGGAGGHLAIVGGARSGKSTLARTVVAGLALTNTPAEVQVYVMDFGGGAFTPMQRLEHVAGVATRTEPDVLRRMYAEILGIVNTREEYFRHHGIDSIETYRRMRREGTADDGYGDLFLVVDGWPTLRAEFDQMEIDLQTLAGRGLTFGLHLIATTSRWMDFRTAIRDVFGSKIELRLGDPMDSEIDRKIAKGVPVERPGRGLTMSGHHFLAALPRIDGDPEDDTLTQGVDDLMQRISQSWTGPSGPKLRLLPDQLPLAALRSQVQGSKMSERILLGIDEAAFAPVGLDPRRDSHLYLLGDIGSGKSSFLRGISREIQRLATPKEAQIFVVDYRRALLSEISEEYLAGYFTTAEQATGELRDIAAYLQTRLPGPDVTPKQLRERSWWTGADVYVLVDDYDLVASASGNPISALQPLLAQAGDVGLHLIMTRRSGGASRALYEPVLQSLRDLAVPGILLSGSPDEGPLLGSVKPRPAVPGRAQLVTRERGLQTLQLAYAPPSV from the coding sequence ATGAGCCTTGACCAGCTGAACCGCCTGGCACCGCAGCACCCGCCGACCGGGCAGCTCGTCCTCCAGCAGCCCCCCGAGCTGCCGAAGCCCGAGGGCGCGACGAACACGATCATGATGGCCGTGCCCATGCTCGGCAGCATGGGCTCGATCGCGGTGATCGCCCTCGCGGGCGAGCCGACCGTGCGCACCTACCTCATGGGCGGCATGTTCCTCTTCATCGCGCTCGCGATGGTCGGCGGCAACATGTGGCGCCAGCGCTCCACGCACGAGACCGCCGTGCGCGAGACGCGCCGCGAGTACCTCGCCTACCTCTCGGAGACCCGCGAGACCGTCCGCGAGACGGCCCGTCGGCAGCGCGCTCACGGCGAGTGGATCATGCCCGCGCCGGAGTCCCTGCCGTTCATCGCGGAGGAGGGCACGCGCGTCTGGGAGCGCCGCGGCGACCAGGCGGACCGCCTCATCGCGCGGGTCGGCACCTCGACGCAGCCGCTCGCGCTCGAGCTCGAGGAGGCGCCGACCCCGGCCCTCGCCCAGCTCGACCCGGTCAGCGTCTCCGCCGCGCACCGCTTCGTGCTCACGCACGAGCTCCAGCCGGGCATGCCGCACGGCATCGACCTGGGATCCATCGCGCGCCTCGAGATCGCCGGGCCCGCGAACGCCGCCCGCGGCCTCGCCCGCTCCATCGCGACGCAGCTCGCGACCTTCGCCTCGCCGGATCTCGTGCAGATCGCGGTCCTCGCATCCCCCGAGTCCATCGCCCGCTGGGAGTGGGTGAAGTGGCTGCCGCACGCGCACTCGACGCGATCGAGGGATGCGGTCGGCTCGGCCCGCATGGTGGGGGAGACCTGGGCGGACATCGAGGGGCTCGCGGCGCCCGACATCGCCTCGCGCGCGCGCTTCCAGCTCGGCGCCCCCGCCTCCGGCCCGCACCTCGTGCTCATCGTCGACGGCGGCCGCATCCCGGCCGGCCACCCGCTGTCGGGCGGCGAGGGCGTGCAGGGCGTCACCGTGATCGACCTCCCCGCCACGTGGGACGAGCTCCAGGATCGCGACACGATCCGGCTGCTCCTCGGCGAGGGCGACGCGATGCACATCGTCCGTCGCGGCCTCGCGCCGCACCCGGCGCGCGCCGACCGGCTCGGCGTGCCCGTCGCGGAGGCGACCGCGCGCCGGCTCATGCCGCGCCTCGAGGACGCCGAGAGCGAGGAGTCGGGCGGCCCCGCGCGGGCGATCTCGGCCGAGCTCACCGACCTCCTCGGGCTCCCCAACGTCACCGAGTTCGATCCCGCCGTCGCCTGGCGCCCGCGGCTGCCGCGCGACCGGCTCCGGGTCCCGATCGGGCTCACGGCGACCGGCCAGCCGATGATCCTCGACATCAAGGAGTCCGCGCAGCAGGGCATGGGGCCGCACGGCCTCCTCATCGGCGCGACCGGCTCGGGCAAGTCGGAGGTGCTCCGCACGCTCGTGCTCTCGCTGGCCCTGACGCACTCCTCCGAGGACCTCAACTTCGTCCTCGTCGACTTCAAGGGCGGCGCGACCTTCGCCGGCATGGCCGACATGCCGCACGTCTCGGCGATCATCACCAACCTCGGCGACGACCTGACGCTCGTGGACCGCATGCAGGATGCGATCACGGGCGAGATGGTCCGCCGTCAGGAGCTGCTGCGCGACGCCGGCAACTTCGCGAACGTCGCCGACTACGAGACGGCCCGCAAGGGCGGCCGCGACGATCTCGATCCGCTGCCGGCGCTCTTCATCGTCGCCGACGAGTTCTCCGAGCTGCTCTCCGCGAAGCCCGAGTTCGCCGACCTCTTCGTCGCGATCGGCCGACTCGGCCGCTCGCTCCAGATGCACCTGCTCCTCTCGACGCAGCGCCTGGAGGAGGGCAAGCTCCGCGGGCTCGAGTCGCACCTGTCGTACCGGGTCGGCCTCAAGACCTTCTCGGCCTCCGACTCGCGCACCGTCATCGGCGTGCCCGACGCCTTCTCGCTGCCGGGCGGCGGCGGGCACGGCATCCTCAAGTCGGACTCGGGCGCGCTCACGCAGTTCCGGGCCGCCTACGTCTCGGCGCCGCCGAAGGCCACCCGGCGCAAGGCGCAGGCCGGCGCGCCGGTGCGCGAGGTCCGCGTCGAGCACTTCTCGGCCGCGCCCGTCATCTCGCGGACACCCGCCATCGAGCGCCCCGAGCCCGAGGTGCAGGCGGAGCCGACCGACAAGCGGGCGACCTTCGACATCGCGGTGAGCCGCATGGCCGGCAAGGGCCGCCCCGCGCACCAGGTCTGGCTGCCGCCGTTCGACCTCCCGCCGACCATGGACGAGCTGATGCCCGATCTCGCGGTCGACCCCTCGCTCGGACTGCTCTCGCCCGCGTGGCGCAGCTCGGGGACGCTCCGGCTCCCGATCGGCATGGTCGACCGGCCGCTCGAGCAGCGGCGCGACACCTTCGAGCTCGACCTCGGCGGCGCGGGCGGCCACCTCGCGATCGTCGGCGGCGCGCGCAGCGGCAAGAGCACGCTCGCCCGCACCGTCGTCGCCGGCCTCGCCCTCACGAACACGCCCGCCGAGGTGCAGGTCTACGTCATGGACTTCGGCGGCGGCGCCTTCACGCCCATGCAGCGCCTCGAGCACGTCGCGGGCGTCGCGACCCGCACCGAGCCGGATGTGCTCCGCCGGATGTACGCCGAGATCCTCGGCATCGTGAACACCCGCGAGGAGTACTTCCGCCACCACGGCATCGACTCCATCGAGACCTACCGTCGGATGCGGCGCGAGGGCACGGCGGACGACGGCTACGGCGACCTGTTCCTCGTCGTCGACGGCTGGCCGACGCTCCGCGCCGAGTTCGACCAGATGGAGATCGACCTCCAGACGCTCGCCGGCCGGGGACTCACCTTCGGGCTCCACCTCATCGCGACGACGAGCCGCTGGATGGACTTCCGCACCGCGATCCGCGACGTCTTCGGCTCGAAGATCGAGCTCCGACTCGGCGACCCGATGGACTCCGAGATCGACCGCAAGATCGCGAAGGGGGTGCCCGTCGAGCGGCCGGGCCGCGGCCTCACCATGTCGGGGCACCACTTCCTCGCCGCGCTCCCGCGGATCGACGGCGACCCCGAGGACGACACCCTCACGCAGGGCGTCGACGACCTGATGCAGCGGATCAGCCAGTCGTGGACGGGGCCGTCGGGGCCGAAGCTCCGCCTGCTGCCCGACCAGCTGCCGCTCGCGGCCCTCCGCTCCCAGGTGCAGGGCTCGAAGATGTCCGAGCGGATCCTGCTCGGCATCGACGAGGCGGCGTTCGCGCCGGTCGGGCTCGACCCGCGCCGCGACTCGCACCTGTACCTGCTCGGCGACATCGGCTCCGGCAAGTCCTCGTTCCTGCGCGGCATCTCGCGCGAGATCCAGCGGCTCGCGACGCCGAAGGAGGCGCAGATCTTCGTCGTCGACTACCGGCGTGCGCTGCTCTCCGAGATCTCCGAGGAGTACCTGGCGGGCTACTTCACGACCGCCGAGCAGGCGACGGGGGAGCTGCGGGACATCGCGGCCTACCTCCAGACGCGCCTCCCCGGGCCGGATGTGACGCCGAAGCAGCTGCGCGAGCGCTCGTGGTGGACGGGCGCCGACGTGTACGTCCTCGTCGATGACTACGACCTCGTCGCGAGCGCCTCCGGCAACCCGATCTCGGCACTCCAGCCGCTGCTCGCGCAGGCGGGCGACGTCGGCCTGCACCTCATCATGACGCGCCGGTCCGGCGGCGCCTCGCGTGCGCTCTACGAGCCCGTGCTGCAGTCCCTGCGCGACCTCGCGGTGCCGGGCATCCTGCTCTCGGGCAGCCCGGACGAGGGGCCGCTGCTCGGCTCGGTGAAGCCGCGGCCCGCGGTGCCGGGGCGCGCGCAGCTCGTCACCCGCGAGCGGGGGCTGCAGACGCTGCAGCTCGCCTACGCGCCGCCGAGCGTGTAG
- the pdxT gene encoding pyridoxal 5'-phosphate synthase glutaminase subunit PdxT, producing the protein MTALRVGVLALQGGVREHLAALGSLGAEAVPVRRPEELAEVAGLVIPGGESSVMDKLCRAFGMREPLRARIAAGMPVYGTCAGLILLAERLEDGIAGQQTLGGLDATVRRNAFGNQNDSFEADLDIPELGAPPVRAVFIRAPAVERTGEGVHVLASLPDGRAVAVEQGAILATAFHPEVSGELRFHARFLDRVRAVMLEA; encoded by the coding sequence GTGACGGCGCTCCGCGTCGGCGTCCTCGCCCTCCAGGGCGGCGTGCGCGAGCATCTCGCGGCGCTGGGGTCGCTCGGCGCGGAGGCGGTGCCGGTCCGGCGCCCGGAGGAGCTCGCCGAGGTGGCGGGCCTCGTGATCCCGGGCGGCGAGTCGAGCGTCATGGACAAGCTGTGCCGCGCCTTCGGGATGCGGGAGCCGCTCCGCGCGCGGATCGCCGCCGGGATGCCGGTGTACGGCACCTGCGCCGGGCTCATCCTGCTGGCCGAGCGGCTCGAGGACGGGATCGCGGGCCAGCAGACCCTCGGCGGACTCGACGCGACGGTGCGGCGCAACGCCTTCGGGAACCAGAACGACTCCTTCGAGGCCGACCTCGACATCCCGGAGCTCGGCGCGCCGCCCGTGCGCGCGGTCTTCATCCGCGCGCCCGCCGTCGAGCGGACGGGCGAGGGCGTGCACGTGCTCGCGTCGCTCCCGGACGGCCGGGCGGTCGCCGTGGAGCAGGGGGCGATCCTGGCGACGGCCTTCCACCCGGAGGTCTCGGGCGAGCTGCGCTTCCACGCGCGCTTCCTCGACCGGGTGCGCGCCGTCATGCTGGAGGCATGA
- a CDS encoding YebC/PmpR family DNA-binding transcriptional regulator, with protein MSGHSKWATTKHKKAVIDQRRAKSFAKLIKNIEVAAKIGGADLSGNPTLVDAVQKAKKTSVPNDNIDRAIKRGAGLTGESIDYATIMYEGYGPNGVALYIECLTDNKNRAAAEVRTAMSRNGGTLADPGSVAYNFHRKGVISITKAEGVTEDGILEAVLDAGAEEVKDQGGGFEVVTDPSQLVAARTALQEAGIDYDSAEAEFVPTLQVEVDADTARKVFRLIDALEDSDDVQNVFSNFEVPDEVQAQLDAED; from the coding sequence GTGAGCGGCCATTCCAAGTGGGCGACGACGAAGCACAAGAAGGCGGTCATCGACCAGCGCCGTGCGAAGTCGTTCGCGAAGCTGATCAAGAACATCGAGGTCGCCGCCAAGATCGGCGGCGCCGACCTCAGCGGCAACCCGACCCTCGTCGACGCGGTGCAGAAGGCGAAGAAGACCTCCGTCCCGAACGACAACATCGACCGGGCGATCAAGCGCGGCGCGGGGCTCACGGGCGAGTCGATCGACTACGCGACGATCATGTACGAGGGCTACGGCCCCAACGGCGTCGCCCTCTACATCGAGTGCCTCACGGACAACAAGAACCGCGCCGCCGCGGAGGTCCGCACCGCGATGTCGCGCAACGGCGGCACGCTCGCCGACCCGGGCAGCGTCGCCTACAACTTCCACCGCAAGGGCGTCATCTCGATCACGAAGGCCGAGGGCGTCACCGAGGACGGCATCCTCGAGGCGGTCCTGGATGCCGGGGCCGAGGAGGTCAAGGACCAGGGCGGCGGCTTCGAGGTCGTGACCGATCCCTCGCAGCTCGTGGCCGCGCGCACGGCGCTCCAGGAGGCGGGCATCGACTACGACTCCGCCGAGGCCGAGTTCGTGCCGACCCTGCAGGTCGAGGTGGATGCGGACACGGCCCGCAAGGTCTTCCGGCTCATCGACGCCCTCGAGGACAGCGACGACGTGCAGAACGTCTTCTCGAACTTCGAGGTGCCGGACGAGGTGCAGGCGCAGCTCGACGCCGAGGACTGA
- the pdxY gene encoding pyridoxal kinase PdxY: MKVLSIQSAVAYGHVGNSAAVFPLQRIGVEVMPVYTVNFSNHTGYGAWRGPLISPEDVREVITGIEERGALAGVDVVLSGYQGGEGIADVVIDAAARVKAANPSAVYACDPVMGNAKSGCFVAPAIPVLLRERVVPVADIITPNQFELGFLTGTEPDTIESTLASADAARAMGPRTVLVTSVERPDRPEGTIEMLVVDDAGAWIVRTPLLPFKANGSGDVTAALFTAHYRSTGDPALALARATSSVFDLLEATHRSGERELQLVESQEAYAHPRMQFQVEQLR, from the coding sequence GTGAAGGTCCTCTCGATCCAGTCCGCCGTCGCCTACGGGCACGTCGGCAACTCGGCCGCCGTGTTCCCGCTCCAGCGCATCGGGGTCGAGGTGATGCCCGTCTACACGGTCAACTTCTCGAACCACACCGGCTACGGCGCCTGGCGCGGGCCCCTCATCTCGCCCGAGGACGTGCGCGAGGTCATCACCGGCATCGAGGAGCGCGGCGCGCTCGCCGGCGTCGACGTCGTGCTCTCCGGCTACCAGGGCGGCGAGGGCATCGCGGACGTCGTGATCGACGCCGCCGCGCGGGTCAAGGCCGCGAACCCCTCGGCGGTCTACGCGTGCGACCCCGTCATGGGGAACGCGAAGTCGGGATGCTTCGTCGCCCCCGCCATCCCGGTGCTGCTCCGCGAGCGGGTCGTCCCGGTCGCCGACATCATCACCCCGAACCAGTTCGAGCTCGGCTTCCTCACCGGCACCGAGCCGGACACGATCGAGTCGACCCTCGCCTCGGCGGACGCCGCCAGGGCCATGGGGCCCCGCACGGTGCTCGTCACGAGCGTCGAGCGCCCGGACCGCCCCGAGGGCACCATCGAGATGCTCGTCGTCGACGACGCGGGCGCGTGGATCGTGCGGACGCCGCTGCTGCCGTTCAAGGCGAACGGCTCGGGGGACGTCACGGCCGCGCTCTTCACGGCCCACTACCGCAGCACGGGCGACCCCGCGCTCGCGCTGGCGCGCGCGACGTCGAGCGTCTTCGACCTCCTCGAGGCGACCCACCGCTCGGGCGAGCGCGAGCTGCAGCTCGTCGAGTCGCAGGAGGCCTACGCGCACCCGCGGATGCAGTTCCAGGTCGAGCAGCTGCGCTAG
- the ruvB gene encoding Holliday junction branch migration DNA helicase RuvB, translating to MTGIEPGEREAPESEAELAFEGALRPRSLAEFVGQSKVRGQLQLLLRAAAMQQRTPDHILLAGPPGLGKTTLAMIVAHESGRPLRMSSGPAIQHAGDLAALLSSLVPGEVLFIDEIHRMARSAEEMLYLAMEDFRIDIMVGKGAGATSIPLDLAPFTLVGATTRSGLLPNPLRDRFGFTAHLEFYDDAELHEVIARAAVKLGLEVPDTALREIAGRSRGTPRIANRLLRRVRDYALVHGGEADLASVHAALELYDVDELGLDRLDRAVLDAVLRRFEGGPVGLGTLSVSVGEEADTIESVVEPFLVRIGLLTRTPRGRVATAAAWRHLGVERAPSGALFDDDV from the coding sequence ATGACGGGCATCGAGCCGGGGGAGCGCGAGGCGCCCGAGTCGGAGGCGGAGCTCGCCTTCGAGGGGGCGCTGCGGCCGCGGAGCCTGGCCGAGTTCGTCGGCCAGTCGAAGGTGCGCGGCCAGCTGCAGCTGCTCCTCCGCGCCGCGGCGATGCAGCAGCGCACGCCCGACCACATCCTGCTCGCCGGACCGCCCGGGCTCGGCAAGACGACGCTCGCGATGATCGTCGCCCACGAGAGCGGCCGGCCGCTGCGCATGTCGAGCGGCCCCGCCATCCAGCACGCCGGCGACCTCGCCGCCCTGCTCTCGAGCCTCGTGCCGGGGGAGGTCCTGTTCATCGACGAGATCCACCGCATGGCGCGGTCGGCCGAGGAGATGCTCTACCTCGCGATGGAGGACTTCCGGATCGACATCATGGTCGGGAAGGGCGCCGGCGCGACGAGCATCCCGCTCGACCTCGCGCCCTTCACCCTGGTCGGCGCGACGACCCGCTCGGGGCTGCTCCCCAACCCGCTCCGGGACCGCTTCGGCTTCACGGCGCACCTCGAGTTCTACGACGACGCCGAGCTCCACGAGGTCATCGCGCGCGCCGCGGTCAAGCTCGGCCTCGAGGTGCCGGACACCGCCCTCCGCGAGATCGCGGGGCGCAGCCGGGGCACCCCCCGCATCGCGAACCGGCTGCTGCGCCGGGTGCGCGACTACGCGCTCGTGCACGGCGGCGAGGCCGACCTCGCCTCGGTGCACGCCGCCCTCGAGCTCTACGACGTCGACGAGCTCGGCCTCGACCGGCTCGACCGCGCCGTGCTCGACGCGGTGCTCCGCCGCTTCGAGGGCGGTCCCGTCGGCCTCGGCACCCTCTCCGTCTCGGTGGGGGAGGAGGCCGACACGATCGAGAGCGTCGTCGAGCCCTTCCTCGTGCGGATCGGCCTGCTCACCCGCACCCCGCGCGGCCGGGTCGCGACGGCGGCCGCCTGGCGCCATCTCGGCGTCGAGCGCGCACCGAGCGGGGCGCTCTTCGACGATGACGTATGA
- the pdxS gene encoding pyridoxal 5'-phosphate synthase lyase subunit PdxS, protein MSEQSTPEIAGTRVKRGLAEMLKGGVIMDVVTAEQARIAEEAGATAVMALERVPADIRAQGGVARMSDPDLIDEIIASVSIPVMAKARIGHFVEAQVLQALGVDYIDESEVLSPADYVNHIDKWDFTTPFVCGATNLGEALRRITEGAAMIRSKGEAGTGDVSEATKHIRTIRGEIAALHGRSRDELYVAAKELQAPYELVAEVAEAGRLPVVLFTAGGVATPADAALMMQLGADGVFVGSGIFKSGNPAARAAAIVKATTFHDDPAIVADASRGLGEAMVGINVGDLPAPHRLAERGW, encoded by the coding sequence ATGAGCGAGCAGAGCACCCCCGAGATCGCCGGCACCCGCGTGAAGCGCGGGCTCGCCGAGATGCTCAAGGGCGGGGTCATCATGGACGTCGTCACGGCCGAGCAGGCGCGGATCGCGGAGGAGGCGGGCGCGACCGCCGTCATGGCCCTCGAGCGCGTGCCCGCCGACATCCGCGCGCAGGGCGGCGTCGCCCGCATGTCGGACCCCGACCTCATCGACGAGATCATCGCGAGCGTCTCGATCCCCGTCATGGCGAAGGCCCGCATCGGGCACTTCGTCGAGGCGCAGGTCCTGCAGGCGCTCGGCGTCGACTACATCGACGAGTCCGAGGTGCTGAGCCCGGCCGACTACGTCAACCACATCGACAAGTGGGACTTCACGACCCCCTTCGTCTGCGGCGCGACGAACCTGGGGGAGGCGCTGCGCCGCATCACCGAGGGCGCGGCGATGATCCGCTCGAAGGGCGAAGCCGGCACGGGCGACGTCTCGGAGGCGACGAAGCACATCCGCACGATCCGCGGCGAGATCGCCGCGCTCCACGGCCGCTCGAGGGACGAGCTCTATGTCGCGGCGAAGGAGCTCCAGGCGCCCTACGAGCTCGTCGCCGAGGTGGCGGAGGCCGGCCGCCTCCCGGTCGTGCTCTTCACCGCGGGCGGCGTCGCGACGCCCGCGGACGCCGCGCTCATGATGCAGCTCGGGGCGGACGGCGTGTTCGTCGGCTCCGGCATCTTCAAGTCGGGGAACCCGGCGGCGCGCGCCGCCGCGATCGTGAAGGCGACGACGTTCCACGACGACCCGGCGATCGTCGCGGACGCCTCGCGAGGGCTGGGGGAGGCGATGGTCGGCATCAACGTCGGCGACCTGCCCGCGCCGCACCGTCTCGCCGAGCGCGGCTGGTGA